One part of the Brevundimonas sp. NIBR11 genome encodes these proteins:
- a CDS encoding ligase-associated DNA damage response exonuclease gives MIRPEDLLRPTPAGLYCPPGDFYVDPVRPVDRAVVTHGHSDHARSGHGAVLATGQTLAIMAERYGEDFTVLRQPVEYGGTASHNGVEIKLVPAGHVLGSAQAVVSYQGLTMVVSGDYKRRRDPTCVSFEATPCHVFISEATFGLPVFTHPPDAEEIGRLVQSLGQFPERAHLVGAYALGKAQRVIRLLREAGWERPIYVHGALERLNRLYEREGVDLGPILPATGLKAGALGGEVAIAPPSAIQDRWARRFADPVTAFASGWMLVKARARQRGVELPLVISDHADWPELIATFEEIRPEEVWITHGREEGLLRWAEINGMKARALRLVGYDDEDEETAAGGPAER, from the coding sequence ATGATCCGCCCCGAAGACCTGCTGAGACCGACGCCGGCGGGGCTCTATTGCCCGCCGGGGGATTTCTATGTCGACCCCGTGCGACCCGTGGATCGGGCGGTGGTCACCCACGGTCACTCCGACCATGCGCGCTCGGGGCATGGCGCGGTGCTGGCGACGGGGCAGACACTGGCCATCATGGCCGAGCGCTATGGGGAGGACTTCACCGTGTTGCGCCAGCCGGTCGAGTACGGGGGGACGGCGAGCCACAACGGGGTGGAGATCAAACTGGTCCCGGCGGGACATGTGCTGGGCTCGGCCCAGGCGGTGGTCAGCTATCAGGGCCTGACCATGGTGGTGTCGGGCGACTACAAGCGCCGTCGCGATCCGACCTGTGTGAGCTTTGAAGCCACGCCCTGTCACGTCTTCATCTCGGAGGCGACGTTCGGCCTGCCGGTCTTCACCCATCCCCCGGACGCCGAGGAGATCGGACGGCTGGTCCAGTCGCTGGGCCAGTTCCCGGAGCGGGCGCACCTGGTCGGGGCCTATGCGCTGGGCAAGGCGCAGCGGGTGATCAGGCTGCTGCGCGAGGCGGGGTGGGAGCGGCCTATCTATGTCCATGGCGCCCTGGAGCGGCTGAACCGGCTCTATGAGCGCGAGGGCGTCGACCTGGGGCCGATCCTGCCGGCGACGGGGCTGAAGGCGGGGGCGCTGGGCGGAGAGGTGGCCATCGCGCCGCCCTCGGCGATCCAGGACCGCTGGGCGCGGCGGTTCGCCGATCCGGTGACGGCGTTTGCGTCGGGCTGGATGCTGGTCAAGGCGCGGGCGCGACAGAGGGGGGTGGAGCTGCCGCTGGTGATCTCAGATCACGCCGACTGGCCCGAACTGATCGCCACCTTCGAGGAGATTCGCCCCGAGGAGGTCTGGATCACCCACGGCCGGGAGGAGGGTCTACTGCGCTGGGCCGAGATCAACGGGATGAAGGCGCGGGCGCTGAGGCTGGTCGGCTATGACGACGAGGACGAGGAGACGGCGGCGGGAGGACCGGCGGAACGATAA
- a CDS encoding PaaI family thioesterase: MTLLLDTIPYARFLGLRTDVEGDVLTVIMPFADHLVGNPMLPALHGGSTAAMLELTAVAQVAHTWPRLRLPRPITVTTAYLRSGKPMDVYARARISRAGRRVAHVLAEAWQDDPAQPIASLAAHFSMDENNE, encoded by the coding sequence ATGACCCTTCTGCTCGACACCATCCCCTACGCCCGATTCCTCGGCCTGCGCACCGATGTAGAGGGCGACGTCCTGACCGTGATCATGCCTTTCGCCGATCACCTCGTCGGCAACCCCATGCTGCCCGCCCTGCACGGTGGCTCCACCGCCGCGATGCTGGAGCTGACCGCCGTCGCCCAAGTCGCCCACACCTGGCCGCGCCTGCGTCTGCCGCGCCCAATCACGGTCACCACCGCCTACCTTCGCTCAGGCAAGCCGATGGACGTCTACGCTCGCGCCCGCATCTCCCGCGCCGGCCGCCGGGTCGCGCACGTTCTGGCTGAAGCGTGGCAGGACGACCCCGCCCAGCCCATCGCCAGCCTGGCCGCACACTTCTCGATGGACGAAAACAACGAATAG
- a CDS encoding PaaI family thioesterase — MSDTFLTTLLPQLASGAAHTHALGFVFEGIVGDRVRLRTPWRPDLVGDPDTDVIAGGLVTAMLDHVGGLAVWTKLGRYEPIATLDLRVDYMRPARSRVDLLSEARCYRATRTIGFVRAWAFEDDPADPVAAAQATYVISSDGGRGPGANLKKAGAA, encoded by the coding sequence ATGAGCGATACGTTCCTGACCACCCTCCTGCCCCAGCTCGCCTCGGGCGCCGCCCACACCCACGCCCTGGGCTTCGTGTTCGAGGGAATCGTCGGCGACCGGGTCCGCCTGCGGACGCCCTGGCGGCCCGATCTGGTCGGCGATCCGGACACGGACGTCATCGCCGGCGGCCTGGTCACCGCCATGCTGGACCATGTCGGCGGCCTCGCGGTCTGGACCAAGCTCGGTCGCTACGAGCCCATCGCCACCCTGGACCTGCGCGTCGACTACATGCGCCCTGCCCGCTCCCGCGTCGACCTGCTCTCCGAGGCTCGCTGCTATCGCGCCACCCGCACCATAGGCTTCGTCCGCGCCTGGGCGTTCGAGGACGACCCGGCCGATCCCGTCGCGGCCGCCCAGGCCACCTATGTCATCTCGTCCGACGGCGGACGCGGACCCGGCGCCAATCTGAAGAAGGCGGGCGCGGCATGA
- a CDS encoding helix-turn-helix transcriptional regulator, with amino-acid sequence MPLSHAKVWAALDEIASREGLSVSGLAKRAGLDSTSFNVSKRFGPGEARRPRWPSTESLTRVLEIAGLSLAEFAALAEDDDQRPPTIPLLGMAQAGADGFFDDAGLPTGEGWDQTALPLPHPSLFSLEITGDSMAPLYRQGDRVLVDRDRTDVRKGDRVVVRTTTGETTAKEIASLTAKSVTLNSMNPAYEPRVIARKDIDWMARILWVSQ; translated from the coding sequence ATGCCCCTCTCCCACGCCAAAGTCTGGGCTGCGCTCGACGAGATCGCCAGCCGTGAGGGCCTGTCCGTGTCCGGCCTGGCCAAGCGCGCCGGACTGGACTCGACCTCGTTCAACGTCTCCAAGCGGTTCGGCCCCGGCGAGGCCCGCCGCCCCCGCTGGCCCTCGACGGAAAGCCTGACGCGGGTGCTTGAGATCGCCGGCCTGTCGCTGGCGGAGTTCGCGGCCCTGGCCGAGGACGATGACCAGCGCCCCCCGACCATTCCCCTGCTGGGCATGGCTCAGGCGGGCGCCGACGGCTTCTTCGACGACGCGGGCCTGCCCACCGGCGAGGGCTGGGATCAGACCGCGCTCCCCTTGCCCCACCCGTCGCTGTTCAGCCTGGAGATCACCGGCGATTCGATGGCGCCTCTCTACCGTCAGGGCGACCGCGTCCTCGTCGATCGCGACCGCACCGATGTGCGAAAGGGCGACCGCGTCGTGGTCCGCACCACGACCGGGGAGACCACGGCCAAGGAGATCGCCTCCCTGACCGCCAAATCCGTCACCCTGAACTCGATGAACCCGGCCTATGAACCGCGCGTCATCGCCCGCAAGGACATCGACTGGATGGCCCGCATCCTCTGGGTCAGCCAGTAG